Proteins encoded in a region of the Mycolicibacterium chitae genome:
- a CDS encoding phosphonate C-P lyase system protein PhnG has protein sequence MSPEHRFEALAAAEAADLEALANDILAEVPGVEVIAGPESVSAPIRLPIPGTDSSTAVLGHVGLSRCTVELGGVRGDGYRSGYDPVGAVAAAVCDAAAQLGGPHAARVEHLCRQTAEQVQHATRERARRVAATRLAEA, from the coding sequence ATGAGCCCCGAGCACCGCTTCGAGGCGTTGGCCGCCGCTGAGGCCGCCGACCTGGAGGCACTGGCCAACGACATCCTGGCCGAGGTGCCCGGCGTCGAGGTCATCGCCGGCCCCGAGTCCGTCAGCGCGCCCATCCGGCTGCCCATCCCCGGGACCGACTCCAGCACCGCGGTTCTCGGCCACGTCGGGCTGAGCCGATGCACCGTGGAGTTGGGCGGCGTGCGCGGGGACGGTTACCGCAGCGGCTACGACCCGGTGGGTGCGGTGGCCGCGGCGGTCTGCGACGCCGCCGCCCAACTCGGCGGTCCGCACGCCGCACGCGTCGAGCACCTGTGCCGCCAGACCGCGGAACAGGTGCAGCACGCGACCCGCGAACGTGCCCGCCGGGTGGCCGCGACCAGGCTGGCCGAAGCATGA
- a CDS encoding phosphonate ABC transporter ATP-binding protein, producing the protein MGSVIEAAVGVSAEQRRGPAAVTVSGLRVGYRRNAAPTLSGVDLTVRQGESVALVGTNGAGKSTLLRCLVRLVEPSAGTIRLGDVDVTAASRRTLRAVRRDVGFVFQRFHLVGRLSAFDNVVHGAMGRRGLRCAWPLLAVQEVRDEALQALERVGLADLADRRVESLSGGQQQRVAIARMLMQRPRLILADEPVASLDPASAISAMDLLRSIAADSGVTVIMAMHHVDLALRYSDRIIGLRGGAIELDQPSGSCDPARLNAVYASRAS; encoded by the coding sequence ATGGGTTCGGTCATCGAGGCGGCAGTCGGGGTATCCGCTGAGCAGCGCCGCGGACCGGCCGCGGTCACCGTGTCCGGGCTGCGCGTCGGATACCGACGCAACGCCGCGCCGACGCTGTCCGGGGTGGATCTGACGGTGCGCCAGGGCGAGAGCGTGGCCCTGGTGGGCACCAACGGGGCGGGCAAGTCGACCCTGCTGCGCTGCCTGGTGCGCCTGGTCGAACCGTCGGCCGGCACCATCCGCCTCGGTGACGTCGACGTGACGGCGGCCTCCCGGCGCACCCTGCGCGCGGTGCGCCGCGATGTGGGCTTCGTGTTCCAGCGGTTCCATCTGGTGGGTCGGTTGTCCGCGTTCGACAACGTCGTGCACGGCGCCATGGGGCGACGCGGATTGCGCTGCGCCTGGCCGCTGTTGGCGGTCCAGGAGGTGCGCGACGAGGCACTGCAGGCGCTCGAGCGAGTGGGCCTCGCCGACCTCGCCGACCGCCGGGTGGAGTCCCTCAGCGGTGGTCAGCAGCAGCGGGTCGCGATCGCCCGGATGCTCATGCAACGGCCCCGGCTGATCCTGGCCGACGAGCCGGTCGCCAGCCTGGATCCGGCGTCGGCGATCTCGGCGATGGACCTGCTGCGGTCCATCGCCGCCGACAGCGGCGTCACGGTCATCATGGCGATGCATCACGTCGACCTGGCGCTGCGGTACTCCGACCGCATCATCGGATTACGCGGCGGAGCAATCGAACTCGATCAGCCCAGCGGGTCCTGCGACCCGGCCCGACTGAATGCGGTCTACGCGTCGAGGGCCTCGTGA
- a CDS encoding alpha-D-ribose 1-methylphosphonate 5-phosphate C-P-lyase PhnJ → MTTTVAELAATHSTAESYAYLDEDTKRNVRRAVLKALAIPGWQVPFASREMPVARGWGSGGLQVTLSVVGPDDVVKVIDQGDDMSVNAAGMRDLISRSARCEATTVTAEATIVQSRHRIPEVELRADQLLVLQVPHPDPLHRVVPDEAAALQRHAGGDYTPAWLDLYDAQTRLGGPRTGADHPVLVADKHLMSPSPIPRYDVLRLDRRPYPILLGAGRRARLTALPPHTTVAPLAFDDRPLQSEHCGDPCARCGSTTSYRVSQDSGADWICTDADACRLRAEEETR, encoded by the coding sequence ATGACCACAACGGTCGCCGAACTCGCGGCGACGCACAGCACCGCCGAGTCCTACGCGTACCTCGACGAGGACACCAAGCGCAACGTTCGTCGCGCCGTCCTCAAGGCCCTGGCCATCCCGGGCTGGCAGGTGCCGTTCGCGTCCCGGGAGATGCCCGTCGCCCGGGGGTGGGGCAGTGGCGGACTGCAGGTCACGCTGTCGGTGGTGGGCCCCGACGACGTCGTGAAGGTCATCGACCAGGGTGACGACATGTCGGTCAACGCGGCCGGGATGCGCGATCTGATCAGCAGGTCGGCCCGGTGCGAGGCCACCACCGTCACCGCCGAGGCCACCATCGTCCAGAGCCGGCACCGCATTCCGGAGGTGGAACTGCGCGCCGATCAGCTGCTGGTGCTGCAGGTGCCCCACCCGGACCCGCTGCACCGCGTCGTGCCCGACGAGGCCGCCGCGCTGCAACGGCACGCCGGCGGCGACTACACCCCGGCGTGGCTGGATCTCTACGACGCGCAGACGCGCCTCGGCGGCCCGCGCACCGGCGCCGACCATCCGGTGCTGGTCGCGGACAAGCACCTGATGAGCCCCAGCCCCATCCCGCGCTACGACGTGCTGCGATTGGACCGGCGCCCGTATCCGATCCTGCTGGGCGCGGGTCGCCGCGCCCGCCTGACCGCCCTGCCGCCCCACACCACGGTGGCGCCGCTGGCCTTCGACGATCGGCCGCTGCAATCCGAACACTGCGGGGACCCGTGTGCGCGGTGCGGCAGCACGACGTCGTACCGCGTTTCGCAGGACTCCGGGGCCGACTGGATCTGCACCGACGCGGACGCCTGTCGGCTCCGGGCAGAGGAGGAAACACGATGA
- a CDS encoding PhnD/SsuA/transferrin family substrate-binding protein encodes MLTVTAAVAACSGAPSEEHAQSPTLRLAVTDLQGLEELQREFGAFKDEFEQQSGLDVDFFAVNDRTAAAAALQADRVDVVFTGPAEYVVLHERTGAEPIVAIERDGYRSCIYTTRDGPADLDALRGTKIAMSDVGSTSGHLGPSQILVDAGLDPVADMEVLTVGDTVHQALKRGDVASVGIGCHDYEEFMATEDDPAQFRMLAEGPVLPPDLLMAREDLDEATVETIRTTFVDHFDTLLPAMLEGKDNAKYDNATLVTVTDGDYDVVRSMYQAVGVNDFSEFIGS; translated from the coding sequence ATGCTGACCGTGACGGCCGCCGTCGCGGCCTGCAGCGGCGCGCCCAGCGAGGAACATGCCCAGTCCCCGACGCTGCGGCTGGCGGTCACCGACCTGCAGGGTCTCGAGGAACTGCAACGCGAGTTCGGGGCCTTCAAGGACGAATTCGAGCAGCAGTCCGGTCTGGACGTCGACTTCTTCGCGGTCAACGACCGCACGGCCGCCGCCGCGGCGCTGCAGGCCGACCGGGTGGACGTGGTCTTCACCGGCCCGGCCGAGTACGTGGTGCTGCACGAGCGCACCGGCGCCGAGCCCATCGTCGCGATCGAACGCGACGGCTACCGCTCCTGCATCTACACCACCCGCGACGGGCCGGCCGACCTCGACGCACTGCGCGGCACCAAGATCGCGATGTCCGACGTCGGTTCCACCAGTGGACATCTCGGGCCCTCGCAGATCCTCGTTGACGCCGGACTGGACCCGGTCGCCGACATGGAGGTGCTCACCGTGGGCGACACGGTCCATCAGGCGCTCAAGCGCGGTGATGTGGCCTCGGTCGGCATCGGCTGTCACGACTACGAGGAGTTCATGGCTACCGAGGACGATCCGGCGCAGTTCCGGATGCTGGCCGAGGGGCCAGTCCTGCCGCCCGATCTGCTGATGGCCCGCGAGGATCTCGACGAGGCGACCGTGGAGACCATCCGGACCACCTTCGTCGACCACTTCGACACGCTCCTGCCCGCGATGCTCGAGGGCAAGGACAACGCGAAGTACGACAACGCGACCCTGGTGACCGTCACCGACGGCGACTACGACGTGGTGCGGTCGATGTATCAGGCCGTCGGCGTGAACGACTTCTCCGAATTCATCGGCAGCTGA
- the phnE gene encoding phosphonate ABC transporter, permease protein PhnE produces MSPTLTRPEAAGPARLRRPSLFSLVIVLVAGCLLIHGWTQGAKVDPGSLAIGTLRLGEFFSDAIPPDASRLGPILKALLVTIEMALLGTILGVLLSLPLAALAARNISPHWTLYGAARGVITVCRSIPDLVWGLIFVVAVGLGPEAGVLAITVDVMGFCGRFFAESIEDLEPGRLEGLRALGASRVGVLAGGVLPACLPPFVTTSMFALESSVRSSVVLGLVGAGGIGIELATSMTLLRYDEAFTIILSILLVVVAFERLSAAIRRRVLGQEDYP; encoded by the coding sequence GTGAGTCCGACGCTGACGCGGCCGGAGGCGGCCGGCCCCGCCCGGCTGCGCCGTCCCAGCCTGTTCAGCCTGGTGATCGTCCTGGTCGCCGGTTGCCTGCTGATCCACGGCTGGACCCAGGGCGCCAAGGTGGACCCCGGGTCGCTGGCGATCGGCACCCTGCGGCTGGGGGAGTTCTTCTCCGACGCGATCCCGCCCGACGCGAGTCGGCTGGGACCCATTCTCAAAGCCCTGCTGGTGACCATCGAGATGGCGTTGCTGGGCACCATCCTCGGTGTCCTGCTGAGCCTTCCGCTGGCCGCGCTGGCGGCCCGCAACATCTCCCCGCACTGGACGCTCTACGGCGCCGCGCGCGGGGTCATCACCGTGTGCCGCAGCATCCCCGACCTGGTCTGGGGACTGATCTTCGTGGTCGCGGTGGGCCTCGGTCCCGAGGCCGGCGTGCTGGCCATCACCGTCGACGTCATGGGTTTCTGCGGACGGTTCTTCGCCGAGAGCATCGAGGATCTGGAACCCGGACGACTGGAGGGACTGCGCGCGCTGGGCGCGTCCCGCGTCGGGGTGCTCGCCGGCGGGGTGCTCCCGGCCTGCCTGCCGCCGTTCGTGACGACGTCGATGTTCGCGCTGGAATCCTCGGTGCGTTCCTCGGTGGTGCTGGGCCTGGTGGGCGCCGGCGGCATCGGGATCGAGCTGGCCACGTCCATGACGCTGCTGCGCTACGACGAGGCCTTCACGATCATTCTCTCGATTCTTCTCGTTGTTGTTGCATTCGAACGACTCTCGGCGGCGATCCGGCGCCGGGTGCTGGGCCAGGAGGACTACCCATGA
- a CDS encoding GntR family transcriptional regulator has translation MTNAVAVLNRFGDRPIYRQLSDLLEARLAEHAQPGDRLPSEAELSAEFDVNRLTVRRALDELNRRGIIDTLHGKGSFVATPRLRYDVSAGKHASFTRNMRERGHRVNIRELSRTVSDDPDLRAELRTADAVLVCRTVRLVDDQPWSLSETRIGVRRFPGLIERWQGQTSLFDFLLEAHGVTMQRGHRTFVAALAEPADAEHLRIRVGDAIFGMRGVNVDQHGDPVAAVEHRFPGDRVQFTVDLR, from the coding sequence ATGACCAACGCTGTCGCGGTGCTCAACAGATTCGGCGACCGGCCCATCTACCGGCAGCTCAGCGACCTGCTCGAGGCCCGGCTGGCCGAACACGCCCAGCCCGGCGACCGGTTGCCCAGCGAGGCCGAACTGTCCGCCGAGTTCGACGTGAACCGGCTGACGGTGCGCCGGGCGCTCGACGAACTGAACCGTCGCGGCATCATCGACACGCTGCACGGCAAGGGCTCGTTCGTGGCCACCCCGCGGCTGCGCTACGACGTGTCGGCGGGCAAGCACGCCAGCTTCACCCGCAACATGCGCGAACGCGGCCACCGCGTGAACATCCGCGAACTGTCCCGCACCGTCAGTGACGATCCCGATCTGCGGGCCGAACTGCGCACCGCCGACGCGGTTCTGGTGTGTCGAACCGTCCGCCTGGTCGACGACCAGCCCTGGTCGCTGTCCGAGACCCGGATCGGCGTCCGGCGCTTCCCCGGGTTGATCGAGCGGTGGCAGGGGCAGACGTCGCTGTTCGATTTCCTGCTCGAGGCGCACGGCGTGACGATGCAGCGCGGCCACCGGACCTTCGTCGCGGCGCTGGCCGAGCCCGCCGACGCCGAGCACCTGCGGATCCGGGTGGGCGACGCGATCTTCGGCATGCGCGGCGTCAACGTCGATCAGCACGGCGATCCCGTCGCCGCCGTCGAGCACCGCTTCCCGGGTGACCGCGTGCAGTTCACGGTGGATCTGCGATGA
- a CDS encoding carbon-phosphorus lyase complex subunit PhnI translates to MYASMQENEALDAARALVNQTVAGEQIDTSVLEEQLCAEAGLWDRAAARRALHQAHGDTAAAVAMLRVWAATQPHVTPEPVRPRDVAIERRLSSAYPRIPGGQWLGAARDLRSRQLSWDDAPASPRPAVAPEAAVETPPLPTRATTSRVRDLLGGIRLAPEPEDGAGADPATSVLTPPLSRASRMSVLARGETGALVALSALILGRRQEAIMMELTVEVVAVRVAHPSSGIPCVIAEVPVTQVEVVLDADVAGAPGLATGWGATLGTVERRALALALIDAAMKADGELQQPLLLDEQTVIAASDGAATNGFVEHLRLPHYASFAAYLSAVSGGTS, encoded by the coding sequence ATGTACGCGAGCATGCAGGAGAACGAGGCCCTCGACGCCGCGCGCGCGTTGGTGAACCAGACCGTGGCCGGCGAGCAGATCGACACCAGCGTGCTCGAGGAGCAGCTGTGCGCCGAGGCCGGGCTGTGGGACCGCGCCGCGGCGCGCCGCGCGCTGCACCAGGCCCACGGTGACACCGCCGCGGCGGTGGCCATGCTGCGGGTGTGGGCGGCGACCCAGCCGCACGTGACCCCCGAGCCGGTGCGCCCGCGCGACGTCGCCATCGAACGGCGGCTGTCCTCGGCGTATCCGCGCATCCCCGGCGGGCAGTGGCTCGGCGCGGCCCGAGACCTGCGGTCCCGGCAGCTGAGTTGGGACGACGCGCCCGCCTCGCCGCGGCCCGCGGTCGCCCCCGAGGCCGCTGTCGAAACGCCGCCGCTGCCGACCCGGGCCACCACGTCGCGGGTTCGGGACCTGCTCGGCGGCATCCGCCTGGCGCCCGAACCCGAGGACGGGGCCGGCGCCGACCCGGCGACCTCGGTGCTGACCCCGCCGCTGTCGCGGGCCAGCCGGATGTCGGTGCTGGCGCGCGGTGAGACCGGCGCGCTGGTGGCGCTGTCCGCCCTGATCCTGGGCCGCCGCCAGGAGGCGATCATGATGGAGCTCACCGTCGAGGTCGTCGCCGTGCGAGTTGCCCACCCGAGCAGCGGGATCCCCTGCGTGATCGCCGAAGTGCCGGTCACGCAGGTCGAGGTGGTCCTCGACGCCGACGTGGCCGGCGCCCCGGGGCTGGCGACCGGCTGGGGCGCGACGCTGGGCACCGTCGAACGTCGCGCCCTGGCGTTGGCGCTCATCGACGCCGCGATGAAGGCCGACGGGGAACTGCAGCAACCCCTGCTCCTCGACGAGCAGACCGTCATCGCCGCCAGCGACGGCGCGGCCACCAACGGCTTCGTCGAACACCTGCGGCTGCCGCACTACGCGAGCTTCGCCGCCTATCTGTCCGCAGTGTCGGGAGGCACATCATGA
- the phnH gene encoding phosphonate C-P lyase system protein PhnH, which translates to MSWDQVHDGRHGFLACMRALCAPGQPQELPAAPRRCESAELDAAAGVLLALLDRGLVLGVAGGPAAQRLAAALAEETGAELGDIEAADWVLAHGPAADAISRAPRGDRTNPERGATVVVATAGPSSSASISGPGVDGTATVRVPLDELALHAFAAANAETPCGVDVFVVTGDRLYGLPRTLTLRREAA; encoded by the coding sequence ATGAGCTGGGATCAGGTGCACGACGGCCGGCACGGCTTCCTGGCCTGCATGCGCGCCTTGTGCGCGCCCGGGCAGCCGCAGGAACTGCCCGCCGCGCCGCGGCGGTGCGAGTCCGCCGAACTCGATGCGGCCGCCGGGGTGCTGCTGGCCCTGCTGGACCGCGGACTGGTCCTCGGGGTGGCCGGCGGCCCGGCCGCGCAACGCCTGGCCGCCGCGCTGGCCGAGGAGACCGGCGCCGAACTCGGCGACATCGAGGCCGCCGACTGGGTATTGGCCCACGGGCCGGCCGCCGATGCGATCAGCCGCGCTCCCCGCGGCGATCGCACGAATCCGGAGCGCGGGGCGACCGTGGTCGTCGCGACCGCCGGACCGTCGAGCAGCGCGTCCATCAGCGGGCCCGGCGTGGACGGCACCGCGACGGTGCGGGTGCCGCTCGACGAACTGGCGTTGCACGCCTTCGCGGCGGCCAACGCCGAAACCCCCTGCGGCGTCGATGTCTTCGTCGTCACCGGTGATCGGCTGTACGGCCTGCCGCGCACCCTGACATTGCGGCGGGAGGCGGCCTGA